One segment of Panicum virgatum strain AP13 chromosome 3K, P.virgatum_v5, whole genome shotgun sequence DNA contains the following:
- the LOC120697285 gene encoding serine/arginine-rich splicing factor RS2Z33-like translates to MPRYDDRYGNTRLYVGRLSSRTRTRDLEYLFSKYGRIREVELKRDYAFIEFSDPRDADDAQYNLDGREVDGSRIIVEFAKGVPRGSGSSREYMGRGPPPGTGRCFNCGIDGHWARDCKAGDWKNKCYRCGERGHIERNCQNSPRNLRRERSYSQSPSPRRGRGRSRSYSRSRSYSRSRSPSGSPRGGRRDRDERRSRSLSYSRSPRRSASPSAKEKERSPTPNGSRSPRSPSSRDQVSPPPKDNGERNGSDRGDSPVRRENSRSRSRSRSPSDGYRSPAANGRSPSPRDDRSPSPKGNAGDDDGGRGSPRGSQSP, encoded by the exons ATGCCTCGCTATGATGATCGTTATGGGAACACACGCTTGTATGTTGGCAGACTATCCTCCCGCACTCGTACCCGTGACCTGGAATATCTTTTCAGCAAATATGGAAG AATACGAGAAGTGGAGTTGAAGCGCGACTATGCATTTATT GAATTCAGCGATCCTCGTGATGCTGATGATGCACAATACAACCTAGATGGCAGGGAAGTTGATGGCAGCCGCATTATCGTTGAGTTTGCTAAAGGG GTTCCTCGTGGTTCTGGCAGCTCACGCGAGTACATGGGAAGAGGGCCTCCGCCAGGGACAGGTCGCTGTTTTAACTGTGGAATTGATGGTCACTGGGCAAGGGATTGCAAGGCTGGTGACTGGAAGAACAAATGCTACCGTTGTGGAGAAAGGGGCCACATAGAAAGAAATTGCCAGAACAGTCCAAGGAATCTGAG GCGCGAGAGAAGTTATTCACAGTCACCATCTCCACGCCGTGGACGGGGGCGCAGCCGGAGCTACAGCAGAAGCCGGAGCTATAG CCGTTCTAGATCCCCATCTGGATCTCCCAGGGGTGGACGCCGAGACCGTGATGAGAGGAGATCAAGGAGTCTTAGCTACAGCAGGAGCCCCAGGCGTTCTGCTTCACCAAGTGCAAAGGAAAAGGAGCGCAGCCCCACACCTAATGGCAGTAGGAGCCCAAGGAGTCCCAGCTCAAGGGATCAGGTGAGCCCGCCACCAAAGGACAATGGTGAACGCAATGGCTCAGAccgtggtgacagccctgtgaGGAGGGAGaacagcaggagcaggagcaggagccgtAGCCCATCTGATGGCTACCGTAGCCCTGCAGCCAATGGGCGCAGCCCGAGCCCTAGAGATGACCGGAGCCCTAGTCCCAAAGGCAACGCTGGTGATGATGATGGCGGCCGTGGTTCACCAAGAGGAAGCCAGTCCCCCTGA